Within Candidatus Eremiobacterota bacterium, the genomic segment GCTGAACGACGGTTCCACGGTGACCGTCGTGTCGATGACGCCCGCGTCCGGCAAGGAGATCGTCCGCAAAGCGCTCGCGATGGGCGCCGACGACGCGGTGATGCTCTCCGACGACGCCGTCGCCGGCAGCGACCTGTGGGGGACCGCGGTCGCGCTCGCCGCGACGATCAAGGCCCAGAGCCCCGATCTCGTCATCACCGGCACGCAGTCGACCGACGCGATCAGCGGCGACCTGCCGGGGATGCTGGCCGAGAAGCTCGGCGTGCCGGGCCTGACCTACGCGCGTTCGATCGAGGTCGCC encodes:
- a CDS encoding electron transfer flavoprotein subunit beta/FixA family protein yields the protein MKILVTVKLVPDTNADKRIDPATKRLVRTGVDTVLNPFDEYAIEAALQLKEKLNDGSTVTVVSMTPASGKEIVRKALAMGADDAVMLSDDAVAGSDLWGTAVALAATIKAQSPDLVITGTQSTDAISGDLPGMLAEKLGVPGLTYARSIEVA